The following coding sequences are from one Methanosarcina sp. WWM596 window:
- a CDS encoding HAD family hydrolase, protein MDIKIKYIVSDFNGTLVDAMPIYTRVFCDVVKRQTGIESPNVAAYSIAATGTPWDEQFSHILEHHKLPKDAVPKLMDEFCTTIYDETYSLFPKTEALLKLFKTKGYRVFITSGSGTGPMMKRLYEVGIFPYIDCLLGFDIYKKGPKHIEMLAEKEGLSLKQFALQSVYFGDGPGDMQLAKNAGLFAIGVAQTVDPELLKEAGADLVIAKIGDALEMDWEKLEISI, encoded by the coding sequence ATGGACATCAAAATAAAATACATTGTTTCAGACTTCAATGGAACTCTTGTGGATGCTATGCCAATTTACACCAGAGTTTTCTGCGATGTAGTGAAACGACAGACAGGGATTGAATCACCTAATGTAGCCGCATATTCCATCGCCGCAACAGGCACACCGTGGGATGAACAATTTTCTCATATTTTGGAACACCATAAACTACCAAAAGATGCAGTGCCAAAACTGATGGACGAATTCTGTACCACCATTTATGATGAAACATATTCACTGTTTCCGAAAACAGAAGCGCTTTTAAAATTATTCAAAACCAAAGGTTACAGGGTGTTCATCACTTCAGGTAGTGGTACTGGACCAATGATGAAGCGTCTGTATGAAGTTGGTATTTTCCCTTACATTGATTGTTTATTAGGATTCGATATTTATAAGAAAGGTCCAAAGCATATTGAAATGCTCGCTGAAAAAGAAGGTTTGTCTTTAAAACAGTTTGCGTTGCAGTCAGTCTATTTTGGGGACGGACCGGGTGATATGCAACTTGCTAAGAACGCAGGACTTTTCGCTATAGGAGTGGCTCAGACGGTGGATCCAGAGCTTCTAAAAGAAGCCGGTGCTGATCTGGTGATTGCGAAAATCGGCGATGCACTGGAGATGGACTGGGAAAAATTGGAAATAAGCATTTGA
- a CDS encoding DUF5661 family protein, translated as MLTTKSFTAEEAKAVGEQLGLKWDKFDVDQFRRGMDVELEHGTIDPATNVTNDDPIMTGKIALAHLNEFPDYYDRLEEMEEEAEEFWEKD; from the coding sequence ATGTTGACAACCAAAAGTTTTACCGCTGAAGAAGCAAAGGCAGTTGGGGAACAACTGGGACTAAAATGGGATAAATTCGATGTCGACCAGTTCCGCAGAGGTATGGACGTAGAGCTGGAACATGGGACCATAGACCCCGCAACAAACGTTACGAACGACGACCCCATAATGACAGGAAAGATTGCTCTGGCTCATCTTAACGAGTTTCCGGACTATTACGACAGGCTGGAAGAAATGGAAGAAGAAGCTGAGGAATTCTGGGAAAAAGACTGA
- a CDS encoding NTPase, with translation MKKIQGEKKTMLRIAVTGSPGIGKSTVVAKAAEKLADQPGFKIGGIQTAEIRKEGTREGFSIRDLTTGKNGILSSVKGSGPRIGKYHVNLEDLEKIGANALWSALDCDLIVIDEIGPMELKSEAFVSAVETVLESDKPVLAVLHRSSKHPLAQRIRKEFEVLTVDEGNRDELPEKIANRLFRELEWN, from the coding sequence ATGAAAAAAATACAGGGGGAGAAAAAGACTATGTTGAGAATTGCAGTAACCGGCAGTCCAGGGATTGGGAAATCAACAGTTGTGGCGAAAGCTGCCGAAAAACTTGCAGATCAGCCCGGCTTCAAAATAGGCGGCATCCAGACTGCCGAAATCCGAAAGGAAGGCACAAGAGAAGGCTTTTCAATCCGGGACCTTACAACCGGGAAAAACGGCATCCTGAGCAGTGTCAAGGGGAGTGGACCGAGGATAGGAAAGTACCACGTCAACCTCGAAGACCTTGAAAAGATTGGGGCAAATGCTCTCTGGAGTGCCCTTGACTGTGACTTGATAGTTATCGATGAGATCGGACCGATGGAGCTCAAATCCGAAGCTTTCGTTTCGGCGGTTGAAACAGTCCTGGAATCTGATAAACCGGTTCTGGCGGTGCTGCACAGATCCAGCAAACATCCACTGGCTCAGAGGATAAGAAAAGAATTCGAGGTTTTGACGGTTGATGAGGGGAACCGGGATGAGCTACCTGAAAAAATCGCAAATCGCCTCTTCAGAGAGTTGGAATGGAACTAA
- a CDS encoding nucleoside deaminase, whose amino-acid sequence MSKKDFLFMKRAIELSLKSITRGGGPFGAVITKNGEIVSESCNQVTVLNDPTAHAEISAIREAARKLNTFNLSGCEIYVSCEPCPMCLGAIYWARIDRVFFASTRSDAENIGFDDSFIYKEISCSPQERKIEFRQLLKEEALEAFKVWEETENKVEY is encoded by the coding sequence ATGTCTAAAAAAGATTTTTTGTTTATGAAACGTGCTATTGAACTCTCCCTCAAAAGTATAACAAGAGGGGGAGGACCATTTGGGGCAGTGATTACGAAAAATGGGGAAATAGTTTCTGAAAGCTGCAACCAGGTCACCGTGCTTAATGATCCGACCGCCCACGCAGAGATCAGTGCCATAAGAGAGGCAGCCCGGAAACTGAATACCTTTAATCTTAGCGGATGTGAGATCTACGTTTCCTGCGAGCCCTGCCCTATGTGCCTTGGGGCCATTTACTGGGCAAGGATAGATAGAGTTTTCTTTGCCAGCACAAGGTCTGATGCTGAAAATATCGGCTTTGATGATTCCTTCATATACAAGGAAATTTCATGTTCTCCACAGGAACGAAAAATTGAATTCCGGCAGCTCCTCAAGGAAGAGGCATTGGAGGCTTTTAAGGTATGGGAAGAAACTGAGAATAAGGTTGAATACTAA
- a CDS encoding phenylacetate--CoA ligase family protein: MKYWQPKYETMDPKETKRLQLKRLQHSAKLVYDNVPFYRQKFKEAGVAPEDIKTLEDVRKLPFTRKTDLRDNYPFGLFAAKKEDIVRIHASSGTSGKPTVVGYTAKDIETWSDLIARSLTMIGLTKGDVIQNSMNYGLFTGGMGFHYGVERMGALVVPAATGNTARQLEMMIDFGVTAVHCTPSYAFYLAETAEELGLIDKLSLKAAIFGGEPWSENTRKQLEKRLNLKAYDCYGLSEMLGPGVGFECQEQNGLHIWSDNFFVEVLDENGEQVSEGEKGELVLTSLNKEGLCNIRYRTGDMTRLLESECDCGRTTTRISRLLGRVDDMMIVRGINVFPSQIQDVISRIPQVGEQFQLILDRNKHMLDELTIEVELEDNAFTGDLKDLKAIQNHVQHELKAVLNIRTNVELLEKGSIERTAGKAKRIIDRRAEL; this comes from the coding sequence ATGAAATACTGGCAGCCGAAATATGAAACAATGGATCCCAAAGAAACGAAGAGACTACAGCTGAAACGCCTGCAACACAGTGCAAAGCTGGTCTATGACAACGTTCCCTTCTACAGGCAGAAATTCAAAGAGGCTGGAGTCGCTCCCGAGGACATCAAGACCCTTGAGGACGTCCGGAAGCTGCCTTTCACACGCAAAACAGACCTTCGGGACAACTATCCATTCGGGCTGTTTGCTGCAAAGAAAGAGGATATCGTGCGCATTCATGCTTCCTCAGGGACCAGCGGGAAGCCCACGGTTGTTGGATATACTGCAAAGGACATTGAGACTTGGTCGGACCTGATCGCTCGAAGCCTTACGATGATAGGGCTTACAAAAGGCGACGTTATACAGAATTCCATGAACTATGGCCTCTTTACCGGGGGAATGGGCTTCCACTACGGTGTAGAGAGGATGGGAGCCCTGGTCGTGCCGGCAGCGACAGGCAACACCGCCCGGCAGCTTGAAATGATGATCGATTTCGGGGTAACTGCGGTCCACTGCACCCCCTCCTACGCTTTCTACCTCGCAGAAACTGCAGAAGAGCTAGGTCTCATAGACAAACTTTCCTTAAAAGCAGCCATCTTCGGCGGCGAACCCTGGTCGGAAAACACGCGGAAACAGCTTGAAAAACGCCTGAACCTCAAAGCCTATGACTGTTACGGCCTCTCCGAAATGCTCGGTCCTGGTGTCGGCTTCGAGTGCCAGGAACAGAACGGTCTGCACATCTGGAGCGACAACTTCTTCGTCGAAGTTCTGGACGAAAACGGAGAACAGGTCTCTGAAGGCGAAAAAGGTGAACTCGTCTTAACTTCCCTCAACAAGGAAGGTTTATGCAACATAAGATACCGCACAGGTGACATGACCCGCCTCCTTGAGTCCGAATGCGACTGCGGCAGAACAACAACCAGGATCTCACGCCTGCTCGGCAGGGTAGACGACATGATGATCGTCCGTGGAATCAACGTCTTCCCCTCCCAGATCCAGGACGTTATCTCAAGAATCCCACAGGTCGGTGAACAATTCCAGCTTATCCTTGACCGCAATAAACACATGCTTGACGAGCTCACAATCGAAGTCGAACTTGAAGATAATGCTTTTACCGGCGATCTCAAAGACCTCAAAGCCATCCAGAACCACGTCCAGCACGAACTCAAAGCCGTCCTGAACATCCGCACAAACGTCGAATTGCTGGAGAAAGGCAGCATCGAAAGGACCGCAGGAAAGGCAAAGAGGATTATTGACAGGCGGGCAGAACTCTGA
- a CDS encoding GTPase, with the protein MASYKVLVRDVIKKADVLLEVIDARFPKETRNSEVEKDIIRLKKPFIIVINKCDLVSKEKLDKTKSHLSKIAPTIFISSKDRSGTTMLRHQILASACNIKERDILVGTLGYPNVGKSSVINGVTGRHRAGTSPISGHTKGVQHVDAGSHIMFIDTPGVIPFDENDEYVQGLLGIKDVTHLRDPLGVALKIIEKLLAENKTSLESCYNIIIEDQKDYSVLELIGKQCNFLQKKGEVDEMRAVARIINDWQTGVLRI; encoded by the coding sequence ATGGCAAGCTACAAAGTTCTGGTAAGGGATGTTATAAAAAAAGCTGATGTCCTTCTTGAGGTCATAGATGCCCGGTTTCCAAAAGAGACCCGAAACAGTGAGGTTGAAAAGGATATTATCCGTTTAAAGAAGCCTTTCATAATAGTCATTAATAAGTGCGACCTTGTATCAAAAGAAAAACTTGATAAAACCAAATCCCACCTCTCCAAAATTGCCCCTACGATTTTTATATCCAGCAAGGACAGGTCCGGGACAACCATGTTAAGGCACCAGATACTTGCCTCCGCCTGCAATATAAAAGAACGTGATATCCTCGTCGGCACCCTCGGTTATCCCAATGTAGGCAAGTCCTCCGTAATCAATGGCGTTACTGGTAGGCACAGGGCGGGCACCTCCCCCATATCCGGCCACACAAAAGGAGTGCAGCATGTGGATGCAGGTTCACATATCATGTTTATAGATACTCCGGGAGTAATCCCCTTCGATGAAAACGATGAATATGTTCAGGGCCTGCTGGGGATAAAGGATGTAACTCACTTGCGGGATCCACTCGGTGTTGCCCTTAAGATAATAGAAAAACTGCTTGCCGAAAACAAAACTTCCCTTGAGTCCTGTTATAATATCATAATCGAAGACCAGAAAGATTACTCCGTACTTGAACTAATAGGCAAACAGTGTAATTTCCTGCAAAAGAAAGGCGAGGTGGATGAAATGAGAGCAGTTGCCAGAATAATCAATGACTGGCAAACCGGGGTGCTCCGAATCTAA
- the tnpA gene encoding IS200/IS605 family transposase, whose protein sequence is MVNTKYETRNHSKFLLMYHVIFVCKYRKVILEPISEELKQIRIDISKESNFEILEMETDKDHIHFLIKSEPKVSVLSIVRKLKQEYTNRLWKTQKEYLKKYYWGENTLWSDGYFASTIGNVSKEAAEYYIRNQG, encoded by the coding sequence TTGGTAAATACGAAGTATGAAACACGGAATCATAGCAAATTTTTGTTAATGTACCATGTTATTTTTGTTTGCAAATACCGAAAAGTCATACTTGAACCAATTAGCGAAGAACTCAAACAGATTAGGATTGACATTTCAAAAGAGTCTAACTTTGAAATCCTTGAAATGGAAACTGACAAAGACCATATTCATTTCTTGATCAAGAGTGAGCCGAAAGTTAGCGTTTTGTCAATTGTCAGAAAATTGAAACAAGAATATACTAACAGGTTATGGAAAACTCAAAAAGAATATCTGAAAAAGTATTATTGGGGTGAGAATACGTTATGGAGTGATGGTTATTTTGCGTCTACTATCGGAAATGTTAGTAAAGAGGCGGCAGAATATTACATACGAAATCAGGGTTGA
- a CDS encoding PAS domain S-box protein translates to MIELDTSDKPKVLIVDDERDQVELLCLQLEDEYFPIPAYTGKEAIELVKTELPDLILLDLMLPVSDGYEICSILKNDPVYRFIPIIIISGLIEKPNKIRATQCGADDFINKPIDRFELKTRIKSLIRIKKNYEALQESENRYKQLFNNSPAVTLLVDPFNYRIVDANNPACAYYGYTYEEVTAKKITDINTFSQERNRVISQQVFSEKKGHFYSCHKLASGEIRHVEMYVNTINVKGKELFFINVYDITASKKTERKLAESEEKFKRVVDLSIDGILIGTISGEIVDCNDAACRIYGYDKVEILGRDIADLLPENFTRSIPEIITSKETTGDKTVEIINKKKDGTLFPAEIATRIFKLGNEERLIVYVRDITERKKAEKALKASEENFRTLVNNTLDGILILDFEGSILAANAAVGKMFDLELKEVTGTNIAKYLAPESLPIAIEDQINVLNDKGGYLSVYKAISSRGEPLWIEGLGTKIIYQNQPANIVVIRDITVRKKAEEALINAKTAAEVANRTKSEFLTNMSHELKTPLNSILGFSDLLKEGIAGPLNEKQSKYVQFISSSGKTLLNIISDILDLSKSESGDEDLNMKEFYVDESINKVISMILPQTHEKNIKLNYHSENGTLWIFADEVKFQQIMENLLSNALKFTPADGSIDVISKQEGNLLTIMIKDTGIGIPENSLEKIFKPFIQIDSSLSRTFEGTGLGLTLVKKYVEMHGGNIYVESKIGEGSSFRFELPVIRQKTGGPVLKERTKKLLSETL, encoded by the coding sequence ATGATAGAATTGGATACTTCCGATAAACCAAAAGTTCTCATCGTGGACGACGAAAGAGACCAGGTAGAATTACTATGTTTGCAGCTTGAAGATGAATATTTTCCAATTCCTGCATATACCGGAAAAGAAGCCATTGAACTTGTGAAAACTGAACTTCCGGATTTGATATTATTAGACTTGATGTTGCCTGTAAGTGATGGTTATGAGATATGCAGCATACTAAAAAATGATCCTGTCTACAGGTTCATACCTATAATTATAATTTCCGGACTTATTGAGAAGCCAAATAAAATAAGAGCAACTCAATGCGGAGCTGATGATTTTATTAACAAGCCAATAGATAGGTTTGAGCTTAAAACAAGGATAAAGTCTCTAATCAGGATAAAAAAGAATTATGAAGCTCTGCAGGAAAGCGAGAACAGATATAAACAACTTTTTAACAACAGCCCGGCTGTCACACTTCTCGTAGATCCGTTCAATTACCGTATTGTCGATGCAAACAATCCTGCATGCGCTTACTATGGGTATACTTATGAAGAGGTAACTGCAAAAAAAATCACTGATATTAACACATTCTCTCAGGAAAGAAATAGAGTAATTAGCCAGCAAGTTTTTTCTGAAAAGAAAGGTCACTTCTATTCCTGCCATAAACTTGCCAGTGGAGAAATAAGGCATGTAGAGATGTATGTCAATACAATAAACGTTAAAGGTAAAGAACTTTTTTTTATAAACGTCTATGATATCACTGCCAGCAAGAAGACAGAAAGGAAACTTGCAGAATCGGAAGAAAAATTCAAACGGGTTGTAGACCTCTCAATTGACGGCATATTAATAGGAACAATTAGTGGAGAAATTGTTGACTGTAATGATGCCGCCTGCAGAATTTACGGGTACGATAAAGTGGAGATCCTGGGGCGGGATATAGCTGATCTTCTTCCTGAGAACTTTACCAGAAGCATTCCGGAAATAATAACCAGTAAAGAAACCACAGGGGACAAAACAGTCGAGATAATTAACAAAAAAAAGGACGGTACGCTCTTTCCAGCTGAAATTGCAACCAGAATATTCAAACTGGGCAATGAAGAAAGGCTGATAGTGTATGTTCGGGACATTACGGAACGTAAAAAAGCTGAAAAGGCATTGAAAGCAAGTGAAGAGAACTTCCGTACCCTTGTGAACAACACTCTCGATGGTATATTGATACTTGATTTTGAAGGCAGTATCCTGGCTGCAAATGCTGCCGTTGGAAAAATGTTCGATCTGGAGCTCAAAGAGGTAACAGGTACAAACATTGCAAAATATCTTGCTCCCGAATCATTGCCGATTGCAATCGAAGACCAGATAAATGTTCTAAATGATAAGGGAGGCTACCTCAGTGTTTACAAAGCAATCTCTTCCAGAGGGGAGCCTCTCTGGATTGAAGGCCTTGGTACAAAAATAATCTACCAGAACCAGCCGGCAAATATCGTGGTTATAAGGGATATAACCGTTAGAAAAAAAGCAGAAGAGGCTCTAATAAATGCAAAAACGGCTGCTGAGGTGGCAAACCGCACAAAAAGCGAGTTTTTAACCAACATGAGTCATGAACTGAAAACTCCTTTAAACTCTATACTCGGGTTTTCAGACCTGTTAAAGGAAGGAATTGCAGGGCCCCTGAACGAAAAACAATCCAAGTATGTCCAGTTTATTTCTTCAAGTGGAAAAACCCTCCTCAATATAATCAGCGACATACTCGATTTATCAAAATCAGAATCAGGAGATGAAGATCTCAATATGAAAGAATTTTATGTCGATGAATCTATTAATAAAGTTATCTCAATGATTCTTCCACAAACTCATGAAAAGAATATTAAATTAAATTACCATTCAGAAAATGGAACATTATGGATATTTGCCGATGAGGTAAAGTTCCAGCAGATTATGGAAAACCTGTTAAGTAATGCCCTAAAATTCACACCTGCAGACGGTTCAATTGATGTAATTTCAAAGCAGGAAGGCAACCTTTTAACTATTATGATCAAAGATACAGGAATAGGAATTCCTGAGAATAGCCTTGAGAAAATTTTTAAGCCATTCATTCAGATAGATTCATCTCTAAGCCGCACTTTCGAAGGTACGGGACTGGGGTTAACCCTGGTAAAAAAGTATGTTGAAATGCATGGCGGCAATATATATGTGGAAAGTAAAATAGGAGAAGGTTCATCTTTTAGATTCGAACTGCCAGTAATTCGACAGAAGACAGGTGGACCTGTTCTAAAAGAGAGAACGAAAAAACTATTATCTGAAACTCTGTAA